The Humulus lupulus chromosome 4, drHumLupu1.1, whole genome shotgun sequence genome has a window encoding:
- the LOC133829563 gene encoding shikimate O-hydroxycinnamoyltransferase-like: MAMMIKVKETSMVKPAEKTPRRRLWLSILDLMEVPNKHNPVVYFFRSNGATNFFDAHILKQALSKALVPFYPLAGRLGLDGDGRTEIDCNEEGVLFVTAETTAVIDDFGDFSPTPQLRSLTPSVDYSLGISSFPLLLVQVTHFKCGGVSLGTGGDHRVLDGPSAFHFFESWSRIACGLDITIQPFLDRTLLRPRNPPQPSFHHIEYQPHHDQQDTTTTTKVDTQVATFKITKEQLNTLKTKTTKRIMENGNNNNNNIIKFSTYEILAAHIWKCVCQAREQPDEQQTTLFFPVNGRFANRLQPQLPPGFFGNVTFPATPTARVGDLRTKPLSYAATCIHEGLKKMDNDYLRSSIDYLELQSNNVVSSLKRGDHHYRNPNFGITSWVRLVSYEVDFGWGRPIYIGSGGIILEGKSYVLPSPINDGSLLVGISLEPQHIKAFEILFYQI; this comes from the exons ATGGCGATGATGATTAAGGTGAAGGAGACGAGCATGGTGAAGCCGGCGGAGAAGACTCCACGGCGGCGGCTTTGGCTGTCCATTTTGGACCTGATGGAAGTTCCTAATAAACATAATCCAGTCGTCTACTTCTTCAGATCCAATGGAGCCACCAACTTTTTTGATGCCCATATTCTCAAACAAGCTCTTAGTAAGGCCCTCGTTCCATTTTATCCCTTGGCGGGTCGGTTAGGGCTCGACGGGGATGGTCGGACTGAGATCGATTGCAACGAAGAAGGTGTCCTTTTCGTCACGGCGGAGACCACCGCTGTCATCGATGACTTCGGAGATTTCTCTCCCACGCCTCAGCTCCGGAGCCTCACTCCTTCTGTTGACTACTCTCTTGGGATCTCTTCTTTTCCCTTACTCTTGGTGCAG GTTACTCACTTCAAATGCGGTGGAGTGTCACTTGGAACTGGTGGCGACCATCGTGTACTGGATGGACCTTCGGCTTTTCACTTTTTCGAATCATGGTCTAGAATTGCTTGCGGTCTCGACATAACTATCCAACCATTCTTAGATCGAACACTGCTTCGACCTCGGAACCCACCTCAACCTTCATTTCATCACATCGAATACCAACCTCATCATGATCAGCaagacaccaccaccaccaccaaggTTGACACCCAAGTTGCCACTTTTAAAATCACCAAGGAGCAACTAAACACACTCAAAACCAAGACCACAAAAAGAATTATGGAAAatggcaacaacaacaacaataatatcaTCAAATTCAGCACGTACGAGATTCTAGCAGCGCATATTTGGAAATGCGTTTGCCAAGCACGAGAGCAACCCGACGAGCAACAGACCACCTTGTTCTTCCCTGTCAATGGAAGATTCGCCAATAGATTGCAGCCTCAACTCCCACCTGGTTTCTTTGGCAATGTGACTTTTCCAGCTACACCAACGGCCAGGGTTGGTGATCTCAGAACCAAGCCACTGTCCTATGCTGCAACTTGCATCCATGAAGGTTTGAAGAAAATGGACAATGATTACTTGAGATCGAGTATCGACTATTTGGAGCTTCAGTCTAATAATGTGGTGTCCTCCCTTAAGCGTGGGGACCACCATTACAGGAATCCAAATTTCGGGATTACGAGCTGGGTTAGGCTGGTGAGCTACGAGGTTGATTTTGGATGGGGTCGCCCTATTTACATAGGATCTGGTGGCATTATATTGGAGGGAAAATCATATGTTCTACCTAGTCCTATTAACGATGGGAGTTTATTGGTCGGCATATCTTTAGAACCACAACACATCAAAGCTTTTGAGATTTTGTTTTATCAGATATGA
- the LOC133829562 gene encoding SWR1-complex protein 4 isoform X4 — MDAKDILGLPKNAHPVAQEKKSRPQKDSHRKPDGISREVYALTGGVPPLMPSIDLSQLRKRPPADEKITWQWLPFTSSARNDNLQLYHWVRVVNGAPPTGDYSFAKYNKSADIVQYTDEEYEKHLTDSTWTKEETDQLFNLCKQFDLRFVVIADRFPTSRTVEELKDRYYSVCRAMLIARAPSPADVSGHPIIKEPYNVSQERERKRALSMVLSQTKQQEKKDVEVLAEAKKITESRSAAKAAEEVELPVASNVGTEYTERTTIPGDTVSPSPNVQVPSTVVAAPSTLAADNAATVASLRMLRVYLRTYALDQMIQAASASAGLRTIKRVEQTLQELGVNLKPRVPTKAVCAEHLELRKEILTLLNLQKQLQYKETEGSSFRDNPYEAPGTPKDRMFIPDSMNFGGERAGKRDQKRKAPGRGGSEAPSSPAQSNKRPRKLKASDL, encoded by the exons ATGGATGCCAAGGACATTCTTGGCTTGCCCAAAAACGCACATCCTGTAGCACAAGAGAAGAAATCCAGGCCTCAGAAAGACTCTCACAGAAAACCCGATGGTATTTCACGAGAG GTTTATGCACTCACAGGTGGTGTGCCACCTCTTATGCCATCGATCGATTTGTCCCAATTGAGGAAAAGGCCTCCAGCAGATGAGAAG ATTACTTGGCAGTGGCTTCCTTTTACAAGTTCTGCTCGAAATGATAATTTGCAGCTGTACCATTGG GTCAGAGTTGTTAATGGTGCACCACCAACAGGTGACTACTCTTTTGCCAAGTATAACAAG TCTGCTGACATTGTCCAATACACAGATGAGGAGTATGAGAAACATTTGACTGATTCT ACATGGACCAAGGAAGAGACAGATCAATTGTTTAACTTGTGCAAACAATTTGATCTCCGATTCGTTGTAATAGCTGACAGGTTCCCAACATCTCGAACAGTAGAGGAGTTGAAGGACCGATATTACAGTG TCTGCCGAGCTATGTTAATTGCTAGAGCTCCATCTCCTGCGGATGTTTCAGGGCACCCTATTATTAAG GAACCTTATAACGTTTCTCAAGAGAGAGAACGCAAGCGAGCATTGTCAATGGTTCTCTCCCAAACTAAACAGCAAGAGAAAAAAGATGTCGAG GTTCTTGCAGAAGCCAAAAAAATAACTGAGTCTCGATCAGCTGCAAAG gcAGCTGAAGAGGTGGAGTTGCCTGTTGCATCAAATGTTGGCACAGAATATACTGAGAGGACTACTATTCCGGGTGATACTGTGTCACCTTCTCCCAATGTTCAGGTTCCATCTACAGTAGTTGCTGCACCTTCAACATTGGCGGCCGACAATGCTGCAACTGTAGCTTCTCTACGCATG CTTCGGGTATATTTGAGAACATATGCACTTGATCAAATGATACAAGCTGCAAGTGCATCTGCTGGGCTGCGGACCATCAAGCGTGTCGAGCAGACTTTACAAGAACTTGGG GTTAATCTAAAACCAAGGGTACCGACCAAAGCTGTTTGTGCGGAGCATCTTGAATTGAGGAAAGAAATTCTGACCCTGCTCAATCTTCAGAAACAG TTGCAATACAAGGAGACAGAGGGTTCCTCTTTTCGCGATAATCCCTATGAAGCACCTGGCACACCTAAG GACCGGATGTTTATTCCTGACTCAATGAACTTTGGAG GGGAGAGAGCTGGTAAAAGAGACCAGAAACGCAAG GCACCTGGAAGAGGAGGATCAGAAGCTCCATCATCTCCAGCTCAGTCTAATAAAAGGCCTAGGAAGCTCAAGGCTTCAGATCTGTAG
- the LOC133829562 gene encoding SWR1-complex protein 4 isoform X2 — MDAKDILGLPKNAHPVAQEKKSRPQKDSHRKPDGISREVYALTGGVPPLMPSIDLSQLRKRPPADEKITWQWLPFTSSARNDNLQLYHWVRVVNGAPPTGDYSFAKYNKSADIVQYTDEEYEKHLTDSTWTKEETDQLFNLCKQFDLRFVVIADRFPTSRTVEELKDRYYSVCRAMLIARAPSPADVSGHPIIKEPYNVSQERERKRALSMVLSQTKQQEKKDVEVLAEAKKITESRSAAKAAEEVELPVASNVGTEYTERTTIPGDTVSPSPNVQVPSTVVAAPSTLAADNAATVASLRMLRVYLRTYALDQMIQAASASAGLRTIKRVEQTLQELGVNLKPRVPTKAVCAEHLELRKEILTLLNLQKQLQYKETEGSSFRDNPYEAPGTPKVNFFIHPDRMFIPDSMNFGGERAGKRDQKRKAPGRGGSEAPSSPAQSNKRPRKLKASDL, encoded by the exons ATGGATGCCAAGGACATTCTTGGCTTGCCCAAAAACGCACATCCTGTAGCACAAGAGAAGAAATCCAGGCCTCAGAAAGACTCTCACAGAAAACCCGATGGTATTTCACGAGAG GTTTATGCACTCACAGGTGGTGTGCCACCTCTTATGCCATCGATCGATTTGTCCCAATTGAGGAAAAGGCCTCCAGCAGATGAGAAG ATTACTTGGCAGTGGCTTCCTTTTACAAGTTCTGCTCGAAATGATAATTTGCAGCTGTACCATTGG GTCAGAGTTGTTAATGGTGCACCACCAACAGGTGACTACTCTTTTGCCAAGTATAACAAG TCTGCTGACATTGTCCAATACACAGATGAGGAGTATGAGAAACATTTGACTGATTCT ACATGGACCAAGGAAGAGACAGATCAATTGTTTAACTTGTGCAAACAATTTGATCTCCGATTCGTTGTAATAGCTGACAGGTTCCCAACATCTCGAACAGTAGAGGAGTTGAAGGACCGATATTACAGTG TCTGCCGAGCTATGTTAATTGCTAGAGCTCCATCTCCTGCGGATGTTTCAGGGCACCCTATTATTAAG GAACCTTATAACGTTTCTCAAGAGAGAGAACGCAAGCGAGCATTGTCAATGGTTCTCTCCCAAACTAAACAGCAAGAGAAAAAAGATGTCGAG GTTCTTGCAGAAGCCAAAAAAATAACTGAGTCTCGATCAGCTGCAAAG gcAGCTGAAGAGGTGGAGTTGCCTGTTGCATCAAATGTTGGCACAGAATATACTGAGAGGACTACTATTCCGGGTGATACTGTGTCACCTTCTCCCAATGTTCAGGTTCCATCTACAGTAGTTGCTGCACCTTCAACATTGGCGGCCGACAATGCTGCAACTGTAGCTTCTCTACGCATG CTTCGGGTATATTTGAGAACATATGCACTTGATCAAATGATACAAGCTGCAAGTGCATCTGCTGGGCTGCGGACCATCAAGCGTGTCGAGCAGACTTTACAAGAACTTGGG GTTAATCTAAAACCAAGGGTACCGACCAAAGCTGTTTGTGCGGAGCATCTTGAATTGAGGAAAGAAATTCTGACCCTGCTCAATCTTCAGAAACAG TTGCAATACAAGGAGACAGAGGGTTCCTCTTTTCGCGATAATCCCTATGAAGCACCTGGCACACCTAAGGTCAACTTCTTCATTCATCCA GACCGGATGTTTATTCCTGACTCAATGAACTTTGGAG GGGAGAGAGCTGGTAAAAGAGACCAGAAACGCAAG GCACCTGGAAGAGGAGGATCAGAAGCTCCATCATCTCCAGCTCAGTCTAATAAAAGGCCTAGGAAGCTCAAGGCTTCAGATCTGTAG
- the LOC133829562 gene encoding SWR1-complex protein 4 isoform X3 — MDAKDILGLPKNAHPVAQEKKSRPQKDSHRKPDGISREVYALTGGVPPLMPSIDLSQLRKRPPADEKITWQWLPFTSSARNDNLQLYHWVRVVNGAPPTGDYSFAKYNKSADIVQYTDEEYEKHLTDSTWTKEETDQLFNLCKQFDLRFVVIADRFPTSRTVEELKDRYYSVCRAMLIARAPSPADVSGHPIIKEPYNVSQERERKRALSMVLSQTKQQEKKDVEVLAEAKKITESRSAAKAAEEVELPVASNVGTEYTERTTIPGDTVSPSPNVQVPSTVVAAPSTLAADNAATVASLRMLRVYLRTYALDQMIQAASASAGLRTIKRVEQTLQELGPLQVNLKPRVPTKAVCAEHLELRKEILTLLNLQKQLQYKETEGSSFRDNPYEAPGTPKDRMFIPDSMNFGGERAGKRDQKRKAPGRGGSEAPSSPAQSNKRPRKLKASDL, encoded by the exons ATGGATGCCAAGGACATTCTTGGCTTGCCCAAAAACGCACATCCTGTAGCACAAGAGAAGAAATCCAGGCCTCAGAAAGACTCTCACAGAAAACCCGATGGTATTTCACGAGAG GTTTATGCACTCACAGGTGGTGTGCCACCTCTTATGCCATCGATCGATTTGTCCCAATTGAGGAAAAGGCCTCCAGCAGATGAGAAG ATTACTTGGCAGTGGCTTCCTTTTACAAGTTCTGCTCGAAATGATAATTTGCAGCTGTACCATTGG GTCAGAGTTGTTAATGGTGCACCACCAACAGGTGACTACTCTTTTGCCAAGTATAACAAG TCTGCTGACATTGTCCAATACACAGATGAGGAGTATGAGAAACATTTGACTGATTCT ACATGGACCAAGGAAGAGACAGATCAATTGTTTAACTTGTGCAAACAATTTGATCTCCGATTCGTTGTAATAGCTGACAGGTTCCCAACATCTCGAACAGTAGAGGAGTTGAAGGACCGATATTACAGTG TCTGCCGAGCTATGTTAATTGCTAGAGCTCCATCTCCTGCGGATGTTTCAGGGCACCCTATTATTAAG GAACCTTATAACGTTTCTCAAGAGAGAGAACGCAAGCGAGCATTGTCAATGGTTCTCTCCCAAACTAAACAGCAAGAGAAAAAAGATGTCGAG GTTCTTGCAGAAGCCAAAAAAATAACTGAGTCTCGATCAGCTGCAAAG gcAGCTGAAGAGGTGGAGTTGCCTGTTGCATCAAATGTTGGCACAGAATATACTGAGAGGACTACTATTCCGGGTGATACTGTGTCACCTTCTCCCAATGTTCAGGTTCCATCTACAGTAGTTGCTGCACCTTCAACATTGGCGGCCGACAATGCTGCAACTGTAGCTTCTCTACGCATG CTTCGGGTATATTTGAGAACATATGCACTTGATCAAATGATACAAGCTGCAAGTGCATCTGCTGGGCTGCGGACCATCAAGCGTGTCGAGCAGACTTTACAAGAACTTGGG CCTTTACAGGTTAATCTAAAACCAAGGGTACCGACCAAAGCTGTTTGTGCGGAGCATCTTGAATTGAGGAAAGAAATTCTGACCCTGCTCAATCTTCAGAAACAG TTGCAATACAAGGAGACAGAGGGTTCCTCTTTTCGCGATAATCCCTATGAAGCACCTGGCACACCTAAG GACCGGATGTTTATTCCTGACTCAATGAACTTTGGAG GGGAGAGAGCTGGTAAAAGAGACCAGAAACGCAAG GCACCTGGAAGAGGAGGATCAGAAGCTCCATCATCTCCAGCTCAGTCTAATAAAAGGCCTAGGAAGCTCAAGGCTTCAGATCTGTAG
- the LOC133829562 gene encoding SWR1-complex protein 4 isoform X1, giving the protein MDAKDILGLPKNAHPVAQEKKSRPQKDSHRKPDGISREVYALTGGVPPLMPSIDLSQLRKRPPADEKITWQWLPFTSSARNDNLQLYHWVRVVNGAPPTGDYSFAKYNKSADIVQYTDEEYEKHLTDSTWTKEETDQLFNLCKQFDLRFVVIADRFPTSRTVEELKDRYYSVCRAMLIARAPSPADVSGHPIIKEPYNVSQERERKRALSMVLSQTKQQEKKDVEVLAEAKKITESRSAAKAAEEVELPVASNVGTEYTERTTIPGDTVSPSPNVQVPSTVVAAPSTLAADNAATVASLRMLRVYLRTYALDQMIQAASASAGLRTIKRVEQTLQELGPLQVNLKPRVPTKAVCAEHLELRKEILTLLNLQKQLQYKETEGSSFRDNPYEAPGTPKVNFFIHPDRMFIPDSMNFGGERAGKRDQKRKAPGRGGSEAPSSPAQSNKRPRKLKASDL; this is encoded by the exons ATGGATGCCAAGGACATTCTTGGCTTGCCCAAAAACGCACATCCTGTAGCACAAGAGAAGAAATCCAGGCCTCAGAAAGACTCTCACAGAAAACCCGATGGTATTTCACGAGAG GTTTATGCACTCACAGGTGGTGTGCCACCTCTTATGCCATCGATCGATTTGTCCCAATTGAGGAAAAGGCCTCCAGCAGATGAGAAG ATTACTTGGCAGTGGCTTCCTTTTACAAGTTCTGCTCGAAATGATAATTTGCAGCTGTACCATTGG GTCAGAGTTGTTAATGGTGCACCACCAACAGGTGACTACTCTTTTGCCAAGTATAACAAG TCTGCTGACATTGTCCAATACACAGATGAGGAGTATGAGAAACATTTGACTGATTCT ACATGGACCAAGGAAGAGACAGATCAATTGTTTAACTTGTGCAAACAATTTGATCTCCGATTCGTTGTAATAGCTGACAGGTTCCCAACATCTCGAACAGTAGAGGAGTTGAAGGACCGATATTACAGTG TCTGCCGAGCTATGTTAATTGCTAGAGCTCCATCTCCTGCGGATGTTTCAGGGCACCCTATTATTAAG GAACCTTATAACGTTTCTCAAGAGAGAGAACGCAAGCGAGCATTGTCAATGGTTCTCTCCCAAACTAAACAGCAAGAGAAAAAAGATGTCGAG GTTCTTGCAGAAGCCAAAAAAATAACTGAGTCTCGATCAGCTGCAAAG gcAGCTGAAGAGGTGGAGTTGCCTGTTGCATCAAATGTTGGCACAGAATATACTGAGAGGACTACTATTCCGGGTGATACTGTGTCACCTTCTCCCAATGTTCAGGTTCCATCTACAGTAGTTGCTGCACCTTCAACATTGGCGGCCGACAATGCTGCAACTGTAGCTTCTCTACGCATG CTTCGGGTATATTTGAGAACATATGCACTTGATCAAATGATACAAGCTGCAAGTGCATCTGCTGGGCTGCGGACCATCAAGCGTGTCGAGCAGACTTTACAAGAACTTGGG CCTTTACAGGTTAATCTAAAACCAAGGGTACCGACCAAAGCTGTTTGTGCGGAGCATCTTGAATTGAGGAAAGAAATTCTGACCCTGCTCAATCTTCAGAAACAG TTGCAATACAAGGAGACAGAGGGTTCCTCTTTTCGCGATAATCCCTATGAAGCACCTGGCACACCTAAGGTCAACTTCTTCATTCATCCA GACCGGATGTTTATTCCTGACTCAATGAACTTTGGAG GGGAGAGAGCTGGTAAAAGAGACCAGAAACGCAAG GCACCTGGAAGAGGAGGATCAGAAGCTCCATCATCTCCAGCTCAGTCTAATAAAAGGCCTAGGAAGCTCAAGGCTTCAGATCTGTAG
- the LOC133830132 gene encoding uncharacterized protein LOC133830132, protein MGYYLANGIYSKWSTLVQSIHDPRGKKKKFFAMKQEACRKDVERAFGVLLSRFAIVVEPVRLWNKRVLHDIMTSCIIMHNMIIEDERDVNATIEERVDVQSPEVEMLGDDDTRFQEFLARHKKIRDKEAHIELRNALIEHLWDEHGNSEN, encoded by the coding sequence ATGGGTTATTATTTAGCTAATGGTATATATTCAAAATGGTCTACTCTTGTTCAAAGCATTCACGATCCACGTGGtaagaaaaaaaagttttttgCAATGAAACAAGAAGCATGTAGAAAAGATGTAGAACGCGCATTTGGAGTATTGCTGTCAAGATTTGCAATCGTGGTAGAACCAGTGCGCTTATGGAACAAGAGAGTGTTACATGATATAATGACTTCTTGTATTATTATGCATAATATGATAATAGAAGATGAACGTGATGTTAATGCAACAATTGAAGAACGAGTCGACGTGCAAAGTCCAGAAGTGGAGATGCTAGGTGATGATGATACTCGGTTTCAAGAATTCCTTGCTCGACATAAAAAAATTAGGGATAAAGAAGCTCATATTGAACTTCGAAATGCATTAATTGAACACTTATGGGACGAGCATGGTAACTCCGAGAATTAG
- the LOC133830144 gene encoding uncharacterized protein LOC133830144 yields MNSYYGSSSYLLSSSSFSDDDYYDDLENQVVCQITANNNFCITQHLNNDGSRRGSIPGHIVINRDWENADRNLFNDYFAENPRFNDSMFRRRFRMGRPLFFRIFDAIQRHDNYFVQRRDGLGKLGLSGLQKVTTVFRMLAYGVLANATDEYIKIGESTVLESLKRFFRAIVEVFGARYLRSTNVDDVVRLLHIGERRGFPGMLGSLDCMHWKLKNCPTAWGGQYAGRSGSPTIILEAVADYDVWI; encoded by the coding sequence ATGAATTCTTATTATGGCAGTTCATCTTATTTattatcatcttcttcattttcagATGATGATTATTATGATGATCTAGAAAATCAAGTGGTATGTCAAATTACTGCAAACAACAATTTTTGCATCACTCAACACCTCAATAACGATGGGTCACGCCGGGGCTCAATTCCTGGTCATATAGTTATCAACCGTGACTGGGAAAATGCTGATCGCAATCTCTTCAATGACTATTTTGCAGAAAATCCCCGGTTTAATGATTCGATGTTTCGACGAAGATTTCGAATGGGTCGTCCTTTATTCTTTCGTATATTTGATGCTATACAAAGGCATGACAATTACTTCGTCCAACGAAGGGACGGACTCGGTAAACTTGGGTTGTCCGGCTTGCAAAAGGTAACAACTGTATTTCGAATGTTAGCATATGGTGTACTGGCAAATGCTACCGATGAGTACATAAAAATTGGAGAATCTACAGTTTTAGAAAGTTTGAAGCGATTTTTCCGTGCTATTGTTGAGGTGTTTGGAGCTCGCTATCTACGATCAACTAACGTTGATGATGTTGTAAGGCTACTCCACATTGGTGAACGCCGGGGTTTTCCAGGAATGCTGGGTAGTTTAGATTGTATGCATTGGAAATTGAAAAATTGTCCAACGGCTTGGGGAGGACAATATGCCGGTCGTAGTGGATCCCCAACCATTATTCTTGAAGCTGTAGCTGACTATGACGTTTGGATATGA
- the LOC133829564 gene encoding uncharacterized protein LOC133829564 isoform X2 → MEDGEALSSSSTEKTQQETTSSYTYWVRGVTEDAVPLPAPRKLSSNDILSSNAAQPPTQLGSVWNSAGTWEEKNLNSWATQRIKELVMTVDSLELSAGKAQISDLSKCVGDAFLVTVRNKKRVGYTYEMTLNVKGEWIVGEEKKSIKGYLEIPEFSFGELDELQVEVKLSEEKDFSQQEKLQISQGLKQFLQPVREKLLQFEQELKDR, encoded by the exons ATGGAAGATGGAGAAGCATTGTCTTCGTCGTCGACGGAGAAGACCCAGCAGGAAACGACGTCGTCGTACACGTATTGGGTCAGAGGTGTGACGGAGGACGCCGTTCCTCTTCCCGCTCCTCGCAAGCTCAGCTCAAACGACATTCTCTCATCCAACGCCGCTCAGCCCCCGACCCAACTGGGTTCTGTCTGGAATAGC GCTGGAACTTGGGAGGAGAAGAACCTTAATAGCTGGGCAACCCAAAGAATAAAG GAGTTGGTTATGACAGTTGATTCTTTGGAGTTGTCAGCTGGGAAAGCACAGATATCAGATTTATCAAAATGTGTTGGTGAT GCCTTCTTGGTCACTGTCCGGAATAAGAAACGTGTTGGCTATACCTATGAGATGACCTTGAATGTCAAAG GGGAGTGGATTGTGGGCGAGGAGAAAAAATCAATAAAAGGGTATCTGGAAATCCCAGAGTTTTCATTCGGTGAGCTAGATGAGTTGCAG GTGGAGGTGAAATTGAGTGAAGAAAAGGATTTTTCTCAGCAAGAGAAGCTGCAAATCAGCCAGGGTTTGAAACAATTTTTGCAACCTGTGCGTGAGAAGCTGCTGCAATTCGAACAGGAACTAAAAGATAGATAG
- the LOC133829564 gene encoding uncharacterized protein LOC133829564 isoform X1 → MEDGEALSSSSTEKTQQETTSSYTYWVRGVTEDAVPLPAPRKLSSNDILSSNAAQPPTQLGSVWNSAGTWEEKNLNSWATQRIKELVMTVDSLELSAGKAQISDLSKCVGDAFLVTVRNKKRVGYTYEMTLNVKGEWIVGEEKKSIKGYLEIPEFSFGELDELQLQVEVKLSEEKDFSQQEKLQISQGLKQFLQPVREKLLQFEQELKDR, encoded by the exons ATGGAAGATGGAGAAGCATTGTCTTCGTCGTCGACGGAGAAGACCCAGCAGGAAACGACGTCGTCGTACACGTATTGGGTCAGAGGTGTGACGGAGGACGCCGTTCCTCTTCCCGCTCCTCGCAAGCTCAGCTCAAACGACATTCTCTCATCCAACGCCGCTCAGCCCCCGACCCAACTGGGTTCTGTCTGGAATAGC GCTGGAACTTGGGAGGAGAAGAACCTTAATAGCTGGGCAACCCAAAGAATAAAG GAGTTGGTTATGACAGTTGATTCTTTGGAGTTGTCAGCTGGGAAAGCACAGATATCAGATTTATCAAAATGTGTTGGTGAT GCCTTCTTGGTCACTGTCCGGAATAAGAAACGTGTTGGCTATACCTATGAGATGACCTTGAATGTCAAAG GGGAGTGGATTGTGGGCGAGGAGAAAAAATCAATAAAAGGGTATCTGGAAATCCCAGAGTTTTCATTCGGTGAGCTAGATGAGTTGCAG TTGCAGGTGGAGGTGAAATTGAGTGAAGAAAAGGATTTTTCTCAGCAAGAGAAGCTGCAAATCAGCCAGGGTTTGAAACAATTTTTGCAACCTGTGCGTGAGAAGCTGCTGCAATTCGAACAGGAACTAAAAGATAGATAG